A genomic region of Drosophila kikkawai strain 14028-0561.14 chromosome X, DkikHiC1v2, whole genome shotgun sequence contains the following coding sequences:
- the eIF2alpha gene encoding eukaryotic translation initiation factor 2 subunit 1: MALTSRFYNERYPEIEDVVMVNVLSIAEMGAYVHLLEYNNIEGMILLSELSRRRIRSINKLIRVGKTEPVVVIRVDKEKGYIDLSKRRVSPEDVEKCTERFAKAKAINSLLRHVADILGYEGNEKLEELYQKTAWYFEKKYNSKTVAYDIFKQSVTDPSVFDECNLDAETKEVLLSNIKRKLVSPTVKIRADIECSCYGYEGIDAVKASLTKGLELSTEELPIRINLIAPPLYVMTTSTTKKTDGLKALEVAIENIRAKIIEHEGEFKVIMAPKLVTAIDEADLARRLERAEAENAQVAGDDDEEDGADQEGMQFDPEKEFNHKGSASAAAAGENDDDEEDED, from the exons ATGGCACTCACGTCGCGCTTCTACAACGAGCGGTACCCGGAGATCGAGGATGTGGTCATGGTGAACGTGCTGTCCATCGCCGAAATGGGCGCATACGTGCATTTGCTGGAGTACAACAACATCGAGGGCATGATCCTGCTCTCTGAGCTGTCCCGGCGGCGCATCCGATCCATCAACAAGCTGATCCGCGTGGGCAAGACCGAGCCGGTTGTTGTCATTCGTGTGGATAAGGAGAAGGGCTACATTGATTTGTCCAAGCGCCGGGTGTCGCCCGAAGATGTGGAAAAGTGCACGGAGCGGTTTGCCAAGGCAAAGGCCATCAATTCGCTGCTGCGACACGTTGCCGATATCCTTGGCTACGAGGGCAAcgagaagctggaggagctctACCAAAAGACCGCCTGGTACTTtgagaaaaaatacaacagcAAGACGGTGGCCTACGACATCTTCAAGCAGTCGGTGACGGACCCCTCCGTCTTTGACGAGTGCAATCTGGACGCGGAGACCAAGGAGGTGCTGCTGAGCAACATCAAACGAAAGCTGGTCTCGCCCACGGTCAAAATCCGTGCGGACATCGAGTGCTCCTGCTACGGCTACGAGGGCATCGATGCGGTCAAGGCGTCGCTCACCAAGGGCCTGGAGCTGAGCACCGAGGAGCTGCCCATTCGCATCAATCTGATAGCGCCGCCACT TTATGTGATGACCACGTCCACCACAAAGAAGACAGACGGCTTGAAGGCTCTGGAGGTGGCCATTGAGAATATTCGCGCCAAGATCATTGAGCACGAGGGCGAGTTTAAGGTGATCATGGCGCCCAAGCTGGTCACTGCCATCGATGAGGCTGATCTGGCCCGTCGCCTGGAGCGGGCCGAGGCCGAGAACGCCCAGGTGGCCGgtgacgatgacgaggaggatgGTGCCGATCAGGAGGGCATGCAGTTTGATCCAGAGAAGGAGTTCAATCACAAGGGAtcggcatcggcggcggcagctggtgagaacgacgatgacgaggaggatgaggactAG